From a region of the Erythrobacter neustonensis genome:
- the putA gene encoding bifunctional proline dehydrogenase/L-glutamate gamma-semialdehyde dehydrogenase PutA, translating to MADYSPAPAIDRTDLRRAYRQDEEACIAERLDQAAPAGRVHAAAASLAIGLIEGARAKKASGIDAFLQQYGLDTEEGIALMCLAEALLRVPDAATADALIKDKIGSIEWGEHLGESSSTFVNAATFSLMLTGEVLDPPEARQRGMGGVLRRAINRLGEPVIRTATGQAMKILGGQFVFGRTIDEALKRAAPERARGITHSFDMLGEAAMTFADAEKYRLSYEAALTRLAREAGAGVAASPGISVKLSALHPKYNFFHADEARAAMVPMIKALAIRARDADIHFTIDAEEAERLELSMDIIEELAADDDLFRRPDGSRWEGFGLAIQAYSKRGLWVCDWAGKLARRHGRKLFVRLVKGAYWDSEVKLAQVGGYTDYPVFTRKVATDVSYLACAARLFEHADVIRPAFATHNAYTIGAIKHLAAGKPFEFQRLHGMGEEVYDALHAIEGNQRTPVRIYAPVGGHKELLAYLVRRLLENGANTSFVNRMGDADIPAEELVGDPVAELAAMQPRRNPAIPLPGAIFGKRKNSAGVDLSDPLVREPLMAQLAALESRTWHAAPTFGGAGESETVTAPQDAAQSLGTVRAATAAEIDDAFTRAAQIQPGWDALGGEARALLLEEAADLFEAHTAEFLSLCQREAGKTLMDAVLELREAVDFLRFYAAEARRQFAAPVILPGPTGEENSLTLHGRGVFVTIAPWNFPLAIFIGMASAALAAGNTVLAKPAPQTPLIAALAVELCHKAGIPAEALQLIPGGSEVGAMLTANPLLAGVAFTGSTGTARAINRALAGREGPIATLIAETGGQNAMIVDSSALPEQVVRDVVASAFQSAGQRCSALRVLYLQEDVADTMLAMIRGAFEALSVGDPARLATDVGPVIDESARARLEAHVASCEARGYPVTRRVLSEAAAKGCFVAPTIIELPAISALSDEHFGPLLHVVRFKAGELGKVVADINATGFGLTLGLHSRIAETRRFVQANARVGNFYVNRNQIGAVVESQPFGGEGLSGTGPKAGGPHYLARFATERVMCVDTTAAGGNASLLAAG from the coding sequence ACCGGCAGGACGAGGAAGCCTGCATTGCCGAACGGCTCGATCAGGCGGCGCCCGCAGGCCGGGTGCATGCCGCGGCGGCAAGCCTCGCGATCGGCCTGATCGAAGGCGCGCGCGCCAAGAAGGCCAGCGGGATCGACGCCTTCCTCCAGCAATACGGGCTCGACACGGAAGAAGGTATCGCGCTGATGTGTCTTGCCGAAGCGCTGCTGCGCGTGCCTGATGCGGCGACCGCGGACGCGCTGATCAAGGACAAGATCGGCAGCATCGAATGGGGCGAGCACTTGGGGGAAAGCTCGTCGACCTTCGTCAACGCGGCGACCTTCTCGCTGATGCTGACGGGCGAAGTGCTCGACCCGCCCGAAGCCCGCCAGCGCGGGATGGGCGGCGTGCTGCGGCGCGCGATCAACCGGCTGGGCGAGCCGGTGATCCGCACCGCGACAGGTCAGGCGATGAAGATTTTGGGCGGCCAGTTCGTGTTCGGCCGCACCATCGACGAGGCGCTGAAACGCGCCGCGCCCGAGCGTGCGCGCGGCATCACGCACAGCTTCGACATGCTGGGCGAAGCGGCGATGACCTTTGCCGATGCGGAGAAATACCGCCTGTCCTATGAAGCCGCGCTCACCCGTCTGGCGCGCGAGGCGGGCGCAGGCGTTGCCGCATCGCCGGGGATCTCGGTCAAGCTGTCGGCGCTGCATCCCAAGTACAATTTTTTCCACGCCGACGAAGCGCGCGCCGCGATGGTGCCGATGATCAAGGCGCTCGCGATCCGTGCGCGCGATGCCGATATCCACTTCACGATCGATGCCGAGGAAGCCGAGCGGCTCGAACTGAGCATGGACATCATCGAGGAACTCGCCGCCGACGACGACCTGTTCCGCCGCCCCGATGGCAGCCGGTGGGAAGGCTTCGGCCTTGCGATCCAGGCCTATTCCAAGCGGGGCCTGTGGGTCTGCGACTGGGCGGGCAAACTTGCACGGCGGCACGGGCGCAAGCTTTTCGTGCGGCTGGTGAAGGGCGCATACTGGGACAGCGAAGTGAAGCTGGCGCAGGTTGGCGGTTACACTGACTATCCGGTGTTCACCCGCAAGGTCGCCACGGACGTCAGCTATCTCGCCTGCGCCGCGCGCCTGTTCGAGCATGCCGACGTGATCCGCCCCGCCTTTGCCACGCACAATGCCTACACCATCGGCGCGATCAAGCACCTCGCCGCCGGCAAGCCCTTCGAATTCCAGCGCCTCCATGGCATGGGCGAGGAAGTCTATGACGCGCTCCACGCGATCGAGGGCAACCAGCGCACGCCAGTCCGCATCTATGCGCCGGTGGGTGGGCACAAGGAACTGCTCGCCTATCTGGTGCGCCGCCTGCTCGAAAACGGCGCGAACACCAGTTTCGTCAACCGCATGGGCGATGCGGATATTCCAGCGGAAGAACTGGTCGGCGATCCCGTGGCGGAACTTGCCGCGATGCAGCCGCGCCGCAATCCGGCGATCCCGTTGCCGGGCGCGATCTTCGGGAAGCGCAAGAACAGCGCAGGCGTGGACCTGTCCGACCCGCTGGTGCGCGAGCCGTTGATGGCGCAGCTTGCCGCGCTCGAAAGCCGCACATGGCACGCCGCGCCGACCTTTGGCGGCGCGGGGGAAAGCGAAACCGTCACCGCGCCGCAGGATGCTGCGCAATCCCTCGGCACCGTTCGCGCGGCGACCGCCGCTGAAATCGACGATGCCTTCACCCGCGCCGCCCAAATCCAGCCCGGCTGGGACGCATTGGGCGGCGAGGCCCGCGCGCTGCTGCTCGAAGAAGCCGCCGACCTGTTCGAAGCGCACACGGCCGAGTTCCTCAGCCTGTGCCAGCGCGAAGCGGGCAAGACGTTGATGGATGCGGTGCTCGAACTGCGCGAGGCGGTCGATTTCCTGCGTTTCTACGCCGCCGAAGCGCGCCGGCAGTTCGCCGCGCCGGTTATCCTGCCCGGGCCGACGGGGGAGGAAAACAGCCTCACCCTCCACGGGCGCGGGGTGTTCGTCACCATCGCGCCGTGGAATTTCCCGCTGGCGATCTTCATCGGCATGGCCTCCGCCGCGCTCGCAGCAGGCAACACCGTGCTCGCCAAGCCCGCGCCGCAGACCCCGTTGATTGCCGCGCTGGCGGTGGAATTGTGCCACAAGGCGGGCATCCCGGCAGAGGCGCTGCAGCTGATCCCCGGCGGCAGCGAGGTCGGCGCGATGCTGACTGCGAACCCGCTGCTGGCAGGCGTTGCCTTCACCGGATCGACCGGCACCGCACGCGCGATCAACCGCGCGCTGGCGGGCCGCGAGGGGCCGATCGCCACGCTGATCGCCGAGACCGGCGGGCAGAACGCGATGATCGTCGACAGCTCCGCGCTGCCCGAACAGGTGGTGCGCGACGTTGTGGCGAGCGCGTTCCAGAGCGCCGGCCAACGCTGTTCGGCGCTGCGCGTGCTCTATTTGCAGGAAGATGTCGCCGACACGATGCTGGCGATGATCCGCGGCGCGTTCGAGGCGCTGAGCGTCGGCGATCCGGCGCGGCTTGCCACCGATGTCGGCCCGGTGATCGACGAAAGCGCACGCGCGCGGCTCGAAGCGCATGTCGCGAGTTGCGAGGCCCGCGGCTACCCCGTCACCCGCCGCGTGCTGTCCGAGGCGGCGGCAAAGGGCTGCTTCGTCGCGCCCACGATCATCGAACTGCCCGCGATCAGCGCGCTCAGCGACGAGCATTTCGGTCCTTTGCTTCATGTCGTCCGCTTCAAGGCGGGCGAGCTTGGCAAGGTGGTCGCCGATATCAACGCCACCGGGTTCGGCCTCACGCTCGGCCTGCACAGCCGCATCGCGGAAACGCGGCGGTTCGTGCAAGCCAATGCGCGCGTCGGCAACTTCTACGTCAACCGCAACCAGATCGGCGCGGTGGTCGAAAGCCAGCCTTTCGGCGGCGAAGGACTGTCGGGCACCGGGCCGAAGGCGGGCGGGCCGCACTACCTAGCGCGCTTTGCCACCGAACGCGTGATGTGCGTCGACACGACAGCGGCGGGCGGCAATGCGAGCCTGCTCGCCGCAGGATAG
- a CDS encoding endonuclease/exonuclease/phosphatase family protein has protein sequence MTDHAPAPNAPRPAPFKVASYNIHKGIGTDRKRDPARILAVLNEIDADIVCLQEADLRFGSRASVLPRFLIESHTDYVPVPLDVQRDSMGWHGNAILAKSGVAVERHDIIHIPFLEPRGVVTASLNVGGTSVSVFGMHLDLSGLWRVRQARAIATLGEAARAERATVMMGDLNEWRAVSGCFREFGKHFSVLDLGPSFPSRRPFGKLDRIMHCDRLTMTDCGVHRSALASVASDHLPVWAEFAMR, from the coding sequence ATGACGGATCACGCGCCCGCCCCTAACGCTCCCCGGCCTGCCCCCTTCAAGGTGGCAAGCTACAACATTCACAAGGGCATCGGCACCGATCGCAAGCGCGATCCGGCGCGCATCCTTGCCGTGCTTAACGAGATCGACGCCGACATCGTGTGCCTCCAAGAAGCCGACCTGCGCTTCGGCTCGCGCGCGTCGGTGTTGCCGCGCTTCCTGATCGAAAGCCACACCGACTATGTGCCCGTGCCGCTCGACGTGCAGCGCGATTCGATGGGCTGGCACGGCAATGCGATCCTCGCCAAATCGGGCGTTGCGGTGGAGCGGCACGATATCATCCACATTCCCTTTCTCGAACCGCGCGGGGTGGTGACCGCCAGCCTCAATGTCGGCGGGACGAGCGTCAGCGTGTTCGGGATGCATCTCGACCTGTCGGGCCTGTGGCGCGTGCGCCAGGCGCGCGCGATCGCCACGCTGGGCGAGGCCGCGCGGGCCGAGCGCGCGACGGTGATGATGGGCGACCTCAACGAATGGCGCGCGGTATCGGGCTGTTTCCGCGAATTCGGCAAGCACTTCAGCGTGCTTGATCTCGGCCCCAGCTTCCCCAGCCGCCGCCCTTTCGGCAAGCTCGACCGGATCATGCACTGCGACCGGCTCACCATGACCGACTGCGGCGTCCACCGCAGCGCACTCGCCAGCGTCGCATCCGATCACCTGCCGGTGTGGGCGGAATTTGCGATGCGGTGA
- a CDS encoding VOC family protein — protein sequence MLFHTMVGSNDIERSRQFYNAVLGVLGMPEPMNNIAGSGHMRLFYPNPGGTNFIVTQPINDEPATVANGATVAFSCNSPEQVQQFHDVAVANGGTSIEDAPGPRESAMGTIHLTYVRDPDGNKLCGIHIPG from the coding sequence TTGCTGTTCCACACAATGGTAGGCTCAAACGACATCGAGCGGTCGCGGCAGTTCTACAACGCGGTTCTGGGTGTTCTGGGAATGCCAGAACCGATGAACAATATTGCTGGAAGCGGGCATATGCGCCTATTCTACCCCAACCCGGGCGGAACAAACTTCATCGTCACTCAGCCGATCAACGATGAACCGGCGACTGTGGCAAATGGGGCTACGGTTGCTTTCTCGTGCAATTCGCCCGAACAAGTTCAGCAATTTCATGATGTGGCCGTCGCCAACGGCGGAACGTCAATTGAAGACGCTCCCGGCCCGCGAGAGTCGGCGATGGGAACGATCCACCTGACCTACGTGCGCGATCCTGACGGCAATAAACTTTGCGGGATCCACATCCCCGGATAG
- the mtnP gene encoding S-methyl-5'-thioadenosine phosphorylase, protein MASEWCIGIIGGSGLYAIDGLEDAQWIAVETPWGDPSDEILCGTIAGVKVRFLPRHGRGHPVSPTELNSRANIDALKRAGCTDILAISAVGSLREELEPGRFAVVEQFIDRTFARPSTFYTSGFVTHVSMADPVCPRLSDMAARAVAAARGKVAVGATYLAMEGPQFSTRAESRMYRQWGADVIGMTAMPEAKLAREAELPYALVGMVTDYDCWREGEAVDVAEVVGQMQANGALARAMVKNFIAALPESREPSPIDTALDDAVITAPDEHDPALMAQLDAVAGRLFG, encoded by the coding sequence ATGGCGAGCGAGTGGTGCATCGGGATCATCGGCGGATCGGGGCTTTACGCCATCGACGGGCTGGAAGATGCGCAGTGGATCGCGGTGGAGACCCCGTGGGGCGATCCCTCGGACGAGATCCTGTGCGGCACGATCGCGGGCGTGAAGGTGCGCTTTCTCCCCCGCCACGGCCGCGGGCATCCGGTGAGCCCGACCGAATTGAATTCGCGCGCCAACATTGATGCGCTGAAGCGCGCGGGCTGCACCGATATCCTCGCGATCAGCGCGGTGGGATCCTTGCGCGAAGAGCTTGAGCCGGGGCGTTTTGCCGTGGTCGAACAATTCATCGACCGCACCTTTGCGCGTCCCTCAACCTTTTACACCAGCGGGTTCGTGACGCACGTGTCGATGGCCGATCCGGTCTGTCCGCGGCTGTCCGACATGGCCGCGCGCGCGGTCGCGGCAGCACGCGGCAAGGTCGCGGTCGGCGCGACCTATCTGGCGATGGAAGGCCCGCAATTCTCAACCCGCGCCGAAAGCCGGATGTACCGTCAATGGGGCGCGGACGTGATCGGGATGACCGCGATGCCCGAAGCCAAATTGGCGCGCGAGGCCGAGCTTCCCTATGCGCTGGTCGGCATGGTCACCGATTACGACTGCTGGCGCGAAGGCGAGGCGGTGGATGTGGCCGAGGTGGTCGGCCAGATGCAGGCCAACGGCGCGCTCGCGCGGGCGATGGTCAAGAACTTCATCGCCGCGCTCCCCGAGAGCCGCGAACCCTCCCCCATCGACACCGCATTGGACGACGCGGTGATCACTGCGCCGGACGAACACGACCCGGCACTGATGGCGCAGCTCGACGCGGTGGCGGGACGGTTGTTCGGATAG
- a CDS encoding glutathione S-transferase family protein yields MTEARPDLVIYGSPISPFVRKVAGVCIAKGVDYAVEPVNVFNPPAWFTDISPMKRIPVLRDRSVAEEGRAGTIPDSSAICGYIEKKHPAPALFPHDPAALGEALFIEEFADTSLAVAGGIGIFRPIFFAISKGEAPGLDKAREAWAEKLPPVLDCLESRLDGRAFFAGDAVSIADITVACVLMQIALVAEMPLARWPGLDAHFTAMRDLPMIATPYATAETIVRKALPTPFDLT; encoded by the coding sequence ATGACCGAAGCCCGCCCCGATCTGGTGATTTACGGCAGCCCGATTTCGCCCTTCGTGCGCAAGGTCGCAGGCGTGTGCATCGCCAAGGGGGTCGATTACGCGGTCGAGCCGGTCAATGTCTTCAATCCGCCCGCGTGGTTCACCGACATCTCGCCGATGAAGCGCATCCCGGTGCTGCGCGACCGCAGCGTGGCCGAGGAAGGCCGCGCGGGCACGATCCCCGATTCCAGCGCGATCTGCGGCTATATCGAGAAGAAGCACCCTGCGCCCGCTCTCTTCCCGCACGACCCGGCAGCGCTGGGCGAAGCCCTGTTCATCGAGGAATTCGCCGACACCTCGCTGGCGGTGGCCGGCGGTATCGGCATCTTCCGCCCGATCTTCTTCGCGATCAGCAAGGGCGAGGCTCCCGGGCTCGACAAGGCCCGCGAGGCTTGGGCCGAGAAACTGCCGCCGGTGCTCGATTGCCTCGAAAGCCGGCTCGACGGGCGGGCGTTCTTTGCCGGCGATGCCGTGTCGATCGCCGATATCACGGTGGCCTGCGTGCTGATGCAGATCGCGCTGGTGGCCGAGATGCCGCTTGCGCGCTGGCCCGGCCTTGACGCGCACTTCACCGCGATGCGCGACCTGCCGATGATCGCAACGCCTTATGCGACCGCCGAAACAATCGTGCGCAAAGCCTTGCCCACCCCCTTCGACCTGACCTAA
- a CDS encoding aldehyde dehydrogenase family protein, with translation MATQYKNLIGGEMVTTDRWLDVVNPATEQVIGQVPHCGKPELDRAVAAARTAFKTWKNTPIEERRAAIQAMSAAIKANADELFRLLTSEQGKPHDQARGEIYGAAAMSAAQSTLSLDDEINEDSDTRLSRTRRVPVGVVAGIVPWNFPVMMAVQKIAPAMLSGCTIVLKPSPFTPLTTLRIAELIADVVPAGVVNIITGEDDLGPLMTSHPDIDKITFTGSTATGKKIMEGASADLKRITLELGGNDASIVLPDADPKKVAEQLFWSSFSNAGQICVAAKRVYIHEDIYDELSAAIVEYAKTVRVGDGSEQGTGVGPIQNKKQYDRVLELIEDAKDNGYKFLLGGNVDPSGTGYFVPLTIIDNPPEDARIVAEEQFGPVMPLMKFSSEEEVIARANASEYGLAGAVWTGNPENGVKIAEQLETGTVWVNEYLHLSPFAPFGGHKQSGFGAEYGKEGLKEFTYAQVITVKKDNVPA, from the coding sequence ATGGCCACGCAATACAAGAACCTGATCGGCGGCGAAATGGTCACGACCGACCGCTGGCTCGATGTGGTGAACCCCGCGACCGAGCAGGTGATCGGCCAGGTGCCACATTGCGGCAAACCCGAGCTTGACCGTGCGGTTGCCGCTGCGCGCACCGCGTTCAAGACGTGGAAGAACACGCCGATCGAGGAACGCCGCGCCGCGATTCAGGCGATGTCGGCCGCGATCAAGGCCAATGCCGATGAATTGTTCCGGCTGCTCACCAGCGAACAGGGCAAGCCCCACGATCAGGCGCGCGGCGAAATCTACGGCGCGGCGGCGATGAGCGCGGCGCAATCGACCTTGAGCCTCGATGACGAGATCAACGAGGATTCGGACACCCGCCTCAGCCGCACCCGCCGCGTGCCGGTGGGCGTGGTTGCCGGGATCGTGCCGTGGAACTTCCCGGTGATGATGGCCGTCCAGAAGATCGCGCCTGCGATGCTCTCGGGCTGCACCATCGTCTTGAAGCCCTCGCCCTTCACCCCGCTCACCACTCTGCGGATTGCCGAACTGATCGCGGACGTGGTGCCCGCGGGCGTGGTCAACATCATCACAGGTGAAGATGATCTGGGTCCGCTGATGACCAGCCACCCCGATATCGACAAGATCACCTTCACCGGATCGACCGCGACAGGCAAGAAGATCATGGAAGGCGCCTCAGCCGACCTCAAGCGCATCACGCTGGAGCTGGGCGGCAATGATGCCTCGATCGTGCTGCCCGATGCCGATCCGAAGAAGGTCGCCGAGCAATTGTTCTGGTCGAGCTTCTCCAACGCCGGGCAGATCTGCGTTGCGGCCAAGCGCGTCTATATCCACGAGGACATCTATGACGAGCTTTCGGCAGCGATCGTCGAATATGCCAAGACCGTGCGCGTGGGCGATGGCAGCGAGCAGGGCACCGGGGTCGGCCCGATCCAGAACAAGAAGCAGTATGACCGCGTGCTCGAACTGATCGAGGACGCCAAGGACAACGGCTACAAGTTTCTGCTGGGCGGCAATGTCGATCCGTCGGGCACGGGCTACTTCGTGCCGCTGACGATCATCGACAACCCGCCCGAAGACGCGCGGATCGTGGCCGAGGAACAGTTCGGCCCCGTGATGCCGCTGATGAAGTTCTCCTCGGAAGAGGAAGTGATCGCGCGCGCCAATGCCTCCGAATACGGGCTTGCGGGCGCGGTGTGGACGGGCAACCCGGAAAACGGCGTGAAGATCGCCGAGCAGCTCGAAACCGGCACGGTGTGGGTCAACGAATACCTCCACCTTTCGCCCTTCGCGCCGTTCGGCGGGCACAAGCAGTCGGGCTTCGGTGCCGAATACGGCAAGGAAGGCCTCAAGGAATTCACCTATGCGCAGGTGATTACCGTGAAAAAGGACAACGTCCCCGCGTAA
- a CDS encoding phosphotransferase family protein — protein MTADELGAGLARVCARVGLGALSYPPQRLTGGAVMESWRFAAGGCDYVLRRAPSAAFMEGRPYGHSVEAALIEAARAKGVTAPEVVAVLEEADGLGSGFIMRALPGTADPKVILACDDPEGLLRGIARDLARIHRLRQGDVPEGVPVMDYRAAIADLKQQFMEAGGDRPIIALGLRWLEDNCPPEAEPVLNHGDYRMGNLLVEGPRLTGVLDWELAHFGDRHEDLAFGCMAVWRFARYDRPALGLGSIADYLAAYEAEASVAIDPLRFRFWTIYRTVWWALGCLKMAAQWRSGADRMLERVVISRRTSEQELDLLLLLEEDAPEMERRKYADPMLEMHLGCGEATNGNIATAISEWLETIKPHLSGHDRFQLAVACNALGMIARDDAIRPQGIVERPEAQAILAGKHTLASPGLLRHLRATAIEKLSADVPKYPALSAARKKWTGEN, from the coding sequence ATGACCGCTGACGAATTGGGCGCCGGGCTGGCGCGGGTGTGTGCCCGCGTCGGCCTCGGCGCCCTGTCGTATCCGCCGCAGCGCCTGACGGGCGGGGCGGTGATGGAAAGCTGGCGGTTTGCCGCTGGCGGATGCGACTACGTGCTGCGCCGCGCACCGAGTGCCGCTTTCATGGAGGGGCGGCCTTACGGGCATAGCGTCGAGGCCGCGCTGATCGAGGCGGCCCGCGCCAAAGGCGTCACCGCGCCGGAAGTGGTCGCGGTGCTGGAAGAGGCGGATGGCCTCGGTTCCGGCTTCATCATGCGCGCGCTGCCGGGGACGGCTGATCCCAAGGTCATTCTGGCCTGCGACGACCCCGAGGGCCTGCTGCGCGGCATCGCCCGTGACTTGGCCCGAATCCACCGGCTGCGGCAGGGCGATGTGCCCGAAGGCGTGCCGGTGATGGACTACCGCGCCGCGATTGCCGACCTCAAGCAGCAGTTCATGGAGGCGGGCGGGGATCGCCCGATCATCGCGCTGGGGCTCAGATGGCTTGAGGACAACTGCCCCCCCGAGGCCGAGCCCGTCCTCAACCACGGCGATTACCGGATGGGCAATCTGCTGGTCGAAGGCCCGCGCCTTACGGGCGTGCTCGATTGGGAACTCGCCCATTTCGGCGACCGCCACGAGGACCTCGCTTTTGGCTGCATGGCGGTGTGGCGCTTTGCCCGCTACGACCGGCCCGCGCTGGGGCTGGGGAGCATCGCGGATTACCTCGCTGCCTATGAGGCCGAGGCGAGCGTTGCTATCGATCCGCTGCGCTTCCGCTTCTGGACGATTTATCGGACGGTGTGGTGGGCACTCGGCTGCCTCAAGATGGCGGCCCAATGGCGCTCGGGCGCGGACCGGATGCTCGAACGCGTGGTGATCTCGCGCCGGACGAGCGAGCAGGAACTCGATCTGTTGCTGCTGCTGGAGGAGGATGCGCCGGAGATGGAGCGGCGGAAGTATGCTGATCCCATGCTGGAGATGCATCTCGGTTGTGGCGAGGCAACCAACGGCAATATAGCGACCGCAATCTCTGAATGGCTGGAGACGATCAAACCCCACCTTTCGGGACATGACCGGTTCCAATTAGCGGTGGCGTGCAATGCTCTTGGAATGATTGCACGGGATGATGCGATCCGGCCCCAAGGCATTGTGGAGCGGCCCGAAGCGCAAGCCATTCTGGCTGGCAAACACACACTCGCCAGCCCGGGGTTGCTTCGTCACCTCAGGGCGACCGCTATCGAGAAGCTGAGCGCCGACGTCCCCAAATACCCCGCACTCAGCGCTGCGCGAAAAAAATGGACCGGAGAGAACTGA
- a CDS encoding acyl-CoA dehydrogenase family protein, giving the protein MDFAIPADLQAYLDELDAFIDAEIKPLEQQDNNIRFFDHRREYARTDFEAGGLPRHEWEELLKEATARADKAGHWRFSAPKRYGGKDGSNLWMAVIREHFARMGLGLHNDLQNEHSIVGNFPFVAMFDQWGTEEQKAEFITGGFERTRRVAFGLTEPDHGSDATHMETVAVREARDGVDGWRIDGEKMWITGMHVATHCAMFARTSGKAGDASGITCFLVPNPTPGLEIEEWMWTFNMPTDHPRLSVTNVWVPDSAILGVEGRGLALAQSFVHQNRIRQAASSCGAALYCIDESVKYARERKPFGEELARNQAIQFPLVELATQAEMLRLLIFKTAWEMDNMPHEAIERTISDKVSMCNYWANRLVCEAADRAMQVHGGIGYSRHKPFEHIYRHHRRYRITEGSEEIQMRKVGAYLFGYLGPKRGQFG; this is encoded by the coding sequence ATGGACTTCGCCATCCCCGCCGACCTTCAGGCTTACCTCGACGAACTCGACGCCTTCATCGACGCCGAGATCAAGCCTTTGGAGCAGCAGGACAACAACATCCGCTTCTTCGACCACCGCCGCGAATATGCGCGAACGGATTTCGAAGCGGGCGGCCTGCCCCGGCACGAGTGGGAGGAGCTGCTCAAGGAAGCCACGGCCCGCGCCGACAAAGCGGGCCATTGGCGCTTTTCCGCGCCGAAGCGTTACGGCGGGAAGGACGGCAGCAACCTCTGGATGGCGGTGATCCGCGAGCATTTTGCCCGAATGGGCCTCGGCCTCCACAATGACTTGCAGAACGAGCACTCGATCGTGGGCAACTTCCCCTTCGTCGCCATGTTCGACCAGTGGGGCACCGAGGAGCAGAAAGCCGAATTCATCACCGGAGGGTTTGAGCGCACGCGGCGCGTCGCCTTCGGCCTCACCGAACCCGACCACGGCTCGGACGCGACACACATGGAGACAGTCGCGGTGCGCGAGGCCCGTGACGGGGTGGATGGCTGGCGGATCGATGGCGAGAAGATGTGGATCACCGGGATGCACGTCGCCACCCACTGCGCGATGTTTGCGCGCACCAGCGGCAAGGCAGGGGACGCGAGCGGGATCACCTGTTTTCTCGTCCCCAATCCCACACCCGGCCTCGAAATCGAGGAGTGGATGTGGACCTTCAACATGCCCACCGACCACCCGCGCCTCAGCGTGACGAACGTCTGGGTGCCCGACAGCGCCATCCTCGGCGTCGAGGGCCGCGGCCTCGCGCTGGCGCAGAGCTTCGTCCACCAGAACCGCATCCGGCAGGCGGCGAGCAGTTGCGGCGCGGCGCTCTACTGCATTGATGAAAGCGTGAAATACGCCCGCGAGCGCAAGCCCTTCGGCGAGGAATTGGCCCGCAATCAGGCGATCCAGTTCCCGCTGGTGGAACTCGCCACGCAGGCGGAGATGCTGCGGCTCCTGATCTTCAAGACCGCGTGGGAAATGGACAACATGCCCCACGAGGCGATCGAACGGACCATCTCGGACAAGGTCTCGATGTGCAATTACTGGGCGAACCGGCTGGTGTGCGAGGCGGCGGACCGGGCGATGCAGGTCCACGGCGGCATCGGCTATTCACGCCACAAGCCGTTCGAACACATCTATCGCCACCACCGGCGGTATCGGATCACCGAGGGCAGCGAGGAGATCCAGATGCGGAAGGTGGGGGCGTACCTGTTCGGCTATCTCGGGCCGAAGCGGGGCCAGTTCGGCTAA